The Candidatus Micropelagos thuwalensis genome has a window encoding:
- a CDS encoding SDR family NAD(P)-dependent oxidoreductase, whose amino-acid sequence MKSICLIIGAGAGIGGHVGKRFAREGYHVVLCRRSDADGLETLVKEIEGDGGSVEGRLLNIVDENAIEGLVLDIEKNTGPIEVVVHNIGAQIGNRRLTDTPLKTFELGWRLSCFSLFRLAYAVLPIMAERGKGTLLVTSSTASRRGNAGQHSHAAAMGGRRMLCQSLNAEFASQNVHVAHIIIDGAVDAPDTLGKMLGTEAFERLRQEIGREDGLMLPEHIADTYFHIAHQHRSVWTHELDLRSFSDEAWWNHAVSVKF is encoded by the coding sequence ATGAAATCCATTTGTTTAATTATTGGTGCTGGTGCCGGGATAGGCGGTCATGTAGGTAAACGTTTTGCACGTGAAGGATATCATGTAGTTCTGTGCCGTCGTAGTGATGCGGATGGGCTGGAAACTCTTGTTAAAGAGATTGAAGGCGATGGCGGTAGTGTGGAAGGGCGGCTTTTAAATATTGTTGATGAGAATGCGATTGAAGGTCTTGTCCTGGATATTGAGAAAAATACCGGCCCCATTGAGGTTGTTGTTCATAATATTGGCGCGCAAATCGGTAATCGTCGTCTAACCGATACGCCTTTGAAAACCTTCGAACTTGGTTGGCGTTTGTCATGTTTTTCACTTTTCAGACTGGCTTACGCCGTATTGCCAATTATGGCGGAACGCGGGAAGGGAACACTCCTGGTAACCTCCTCAACAGCATCTCGGCGCGGCAATGCCGGACAGCATTCACATGCAGCCGCTATGGGCGGACGGCGAATGCTCTGCCAATCTCTCAATGCAGAATTCGCATCACAGAATGTTCATGTGGCGCATATTATTATTGACGGGGCAGTGGATGCTCCAGACACGCTTGGTAAAATGTTAGGGACTGAAGCCTTTGAGAGGCTAAGGCAAGAAATAGGCCGTGAAGATGGTCTTATGCTCCCGGAGCACATAGCAGATACTTACTTTCATATTGCGCACCAACACCGTTCCGTTTGGACGCATGAACTTGATTTGAGAAGTTTTTCTGACGAAGCTTGGTGGAACCATGCAGTAAGCGTTAAATTTTAA
- a CDS encoding TolC family outer membrane protein, with protein sequence MSFMNRFLTIFILTFIMVGDALAQSFEEAMSLALGNNPQLLAAISEYKAIRQSQYIAISASLPQIEAYARSSTNDTKTNCLVDLDGVCNGVAVDQQVPPFLEEHDTEGWGLNASLSIFTSGKNFNDFRKARADIVTQKISLQNTEQTVLLNAAQAFLDVLRDQALTSLRQKNVEVLERQFQAVKDQFEVGIVTRTDVAQSESRLKLAQSNLLLQNASLSASRATYQEVIGQPPGRLIPPEKLPELPELLEQALTIARSNSPILRSAQEIARGAKYATYSTVAASLPQVRLFGNYSVMDDPTRMKVGLQDEVTNFGVEVKMPVFTGGRSLATINASRHVSNNSKYNVHAAANQVQKLVTIAWFDFSAAGGRVEASNGQILASKIALEGVQQERELGTRTTLDVLNAEQELLDARVAQVKAERDQILSAYRLLSAIGRLTGDNLELIPASLSD encoded by the coding sequence ATGTCATTTATGAACCGATTTCTTACAATATTTATTCTGACTTTTATCATGGTCGGAGATGCACTTGCCCAATCTTTTGAGGAAGCTATGTCGCTTGCTCTTGGCAACAACCCCCAATTATTGGCGGCGATCTCCGAGTATAAAGCCATCCGCCAATCTCAATATATTGCTATAAGCGCAAGCCTTCCGCAAATTGAAGCCTATGCACGGAGTTCGACCAACGACACAAAAACGAATTGCTTGGTTGACTTAGATGGTGTTTGCAATGGTGTGGCTGTGGATCAGCAAGTTCCCCCATTTCTGGAAGAACATGATACTGAAGGGTGGGGACTAAATGCCAGTTTGAGTATTTTTACCAGCGGTAAGAATTTTAATGATTTTCGTAAAGCACGCGCTGATATTGTCACTCAGAAAATCAGCCTCCAGAATACAGAACAAACAGTTTTGTTGAATGCAGCGCAAGCTTTCCTTGATGTGCTGCGCGACCAGGCTCTAACAAGCTTACGCCAAAAAAATGTAGAAGTTTTGGAAAGACAATTCCAAGCTGTTAAAGACCAATTTGAGGTTGGTATTGTCACACGAACGGATGTGGCCCAATCCGAGTCCCGACTTAAGCTTGCGCAGTCAAATTTGCTTTTACAAAATGCTTCGCTTTCTGCTTCTAGGGCGACTTATCAGGAAGTTATCGGACAGCCACCGGGCAGACTTATTCCACCTGAAAAACTGCCTGAATTACCAGAATTGCTTGAGCAAGCTTTGACCATTGCACGGTCAAACAGCCCGATTTTACGGTCTGCACAAGAAATTGCGCGAGGGGCTAAATACGCCACATACAGCACGGTTGCGGCGTCTTTGCCACAAGTGCGACTATTTGGTAATTATTCCGTCATGGACGATCCAACGCGCATGAAAGTTGGGTTGCAAGATGAGGTCACGAATTTCGGTGTGGAAGTTAAGATGCCTGTTTTTACAGGCGGGAGATCTTTAGCGACAATTAATGCATCGCGGCATGTTTCTAACAATTCAAAATATAATGTTCATGCGGCGGCCAATCAGGTGCAAAAATTGGTGACAATTGCTTGGTTTGATTTTAGTGCCGCAGGCGGACGCGTTGAAGCATCAAACGGTCAAATATTAGCGTCCAAAATAGCGCTTGAGGGTGTCCAGCAGGAGCGCGAACTTGGTACGCGGACAACATTAGATGTGTTAAATGCAGAGCAAGAGCTTTTAGATGCCCGGGTCGCGCAGGTAAAGGCCGAGCGCGATCAGATTCTTTCAGCCTATAGATTACTATCGGCTATTGGCAGATTGACGGGCGATAACCTTGAGCTTATCCCCGCTTCCCTAAGTGACTGA
- a CDS encoding cryptochrome/photolyase family protein, which translates to MSKSIIYWFRQDLRLADNPALLHASQTGKRIIPIYIFDPNDRPIGMAASWWREQSLINLGAELKKIGANLNFYEGRPLEILQKLASFYDADEFVWSRQYDGYSVARDKEIKQTFSDKGIQCASFNASLLFEPWLIKNKSGSHFKVFSPFWRQCMAENQPDSPCPRPAELRGHPDIDPFQIPLPATPLDEDADLVTEEWTPGESGAYQQLEKFVEEGLAIYAEFRDFPDRLATSRLSPYLRWGEISPRQIWSKIQFVKSHESFSEKTVTKFLAEIGWREFSYHLIFHVPEMATQNLQPSFNDFPWEENEKALQLWKEGNTGYPLVDAGMRELRRTGYMHNRVRMITASFLIKHLMIDWRAGEKYFWDRLLDACPANNIAGWQWVAGSGADAAPFFRIFNPIIQGEKFDPNGSYTKRFIPELAHLEQKHLFSPWKSKSDRVELDFQEGQYPDPIVEHEYARNRALEAFQQIRR; encoded by the coding sequence ATGTCCAAATCAATTATTTATTGGTTTCGTCAAGATCTACGCCTAGCGGATAATCCGGCTCTTTTGCACGCCTCACAAACAGGTAAACGCATTATCCCCATTTACATTTTTGATCCAAATGACAGACCTATAGGCATGGCAGCATCATGGTGGCGCGAGCAAAGCCTCATCAATCTTGGCGCCGAGCTTAAAAAAATTGGGGCTAATTTGAACTTTTATGAAGGTCGTCCGCTTGAGATTTTGCAAAAACTGGCAAGTTTTTATGATGCCGACGAATTTGTCTGGAGTCGTCAATATGACGGCTACAGTGTTGCGCGGGATAAAGAAATAAAACAGACGTTCAGTGATAAAGGAATTCAATGCGCAAGTTTCAACGCATCTTTGTTATTTGAGCCATGGTTAATTAAAAACAAATCTGGATCACATTTTAAGGTTTTCTCACCCTTCTGGCGACAATGTATGGCTGAAAACCAACCTGACTCTCCATGCCCAAGACCAGCCGAACTACGAGGGCACCCAGACATTGACCCGTTTCAAATTCCTTTGCCAGCGACGCCTTTAGATGAAGATGCGGATTTAGTCACGGAGGAATGGACACCCGGAGAATCAGGCGCATATCAGCAATTAGAGAAATTTGTAGAAGAAGGTTTGGCAATTTATGCTGAGTTTCGAGATTTTCCTGACCGCCTGGCAACGTCTCGATTATCACCTTATTTGCGCTGGGGAGAAATCAGCCCACGCCAAATATGGTCAAAAATTCAATTTGTTAAATCACATGAAAGTTTTTCAGAGAAAACAGTTACAAAATTTTTGGCGGAAATTGGATGGCGTGAATTTTCTTATCATCTGATTTTTCACGTCCCTGAAATGGCGACACAAAACCTGCAACCCTCCTTCAATGATTTTCCTTGGGAGGAAAATGAAAAAGCACTGCAACTATGGAAAGAAGGCAATACAGGCTATCCACTGGTTGATGCCGGGATGCGGGAACTGCGCCGAACGGGATATATGCACAATCGCGTTCGTATGATTACTGCCAGTTTTTTGATAAAACATTTGATGATTGACTGGCGTGCTGGGGAAAAATATTTCTGGGATCGCCTCTTGGATGCCTGCCCTGCCAACAATATTGCTGGTTGGCAATGGGTTGCCGGCAGTGGCGCGGATGCTGCGCCATTCTTCAGAATTTTCAACCCAATTATTCAGGGTGAAAAATTTGATCCAAACGGGAGTTATACAAAGCGTTTCATACCAGAACTCGCCCATTTGGAGCAGAAACATTTATTTTCCCCATGGAAATCAAAATCGGATAGAGTAGAGTTGGATTTTCAGGAAGGGCAATATCCCGACCCGATTGTCGAACACGAATATGCTCGTAATCGCGCTTTGGAAGCCTTTCAGCAAATTCGGCGTTAG
- the ilvD gene encoding dihydroxy-acid dehydratase — MTKFDKSKLPSRHVSVGPERAPHRSYYYAMGMTEEEIAQPFVGVVSCWNEAAPCNIALMRQAQAAKAGVKAADGTPREFCTISVTDGIAMGHEGMKSSLISREVIADSVELTMRGHCYDAMVGLAGCDKSLPGLMMAMLRLNVPSVFMYGGSIMPGEFKGKDVTVLDVFEAVGQNAAGNMPDDELHALECVACPSAGACGGQFTANTMACVSEAIGLALPNSAGAPAPYESRDAYAEASGRAVMSLIEHNLRPRDIVTRKAFENAATVVAATGGSTNAGLHLPAMAHEAGIDFDLLEVAEIFKKTPYVADLKPGGQYVAKDMYEAGGVPMLLKTLLEGGYLHGDCKTVTGKSLGDNLEEITFNPNQKVIYPVSNPLSPTGGVVGLTGSLAPEGAIVKVAGMELLQFEGAARCFDCEEDAFKAVEAGDYKAGDVIIIRYEGPKGGPGMREMLSTTAAIYGQGNGDKVALITDGRFSGATRGFCIGHVGPEAADGGPIALIEDGDIIRIDAEKGTLDLLVEDSVMADRHKKWQGKETDFTSGTIWKYAQSVGPARKGAVTHPGGAKEKRQFADV; from the coding sequence ATGACAAAATTTGATAAATCAAAACTTCCAAGTCGCCATGTATCTGTTGGCCCCGAGCGCGCGCCTCATCGATCATATTATTATGCTATGGGCATGACTGAAGAAGAAATTGCACAACCATTTGTCGGTGTTGTGTCATGTTGGAATGAAGCTGCGCCCTGTAACATCGCCCTAATGCGTCAGGCACAGGCTGCAAAAGCAGGGGTAAAAGCCGCAGATGGAACGCCGCGAGAGTTCTGCACCATTAGTGTTACTGATGGTATCGCCATGGGACATGAGGGAATGAAGTCCTCACTCATTTCACGAGAGGTTATTGCCGATAGTGTTGAACTTACCATGCGTGGGCATTGTTATGATGCAATGGTTGGCTTGGCTGGCTGTGATAAATCTCTGCCGGGTCTTATGATGGCTATGTTACGTTTGAATGTGCCAAGCGTGTTTATGTATGGTGGTTCAATCATGCCTGGTGAATTTAAAGGTAAGGATGTAACAGTCCTTGATGTGTTTGAGGCTGTTGGTCAAAATGCGGCTGGAAACATGCCGGATGATGAATTGCATGCATTGGAGTGCGTAGCTTGTCCTAGCGCCGGAGCATGCGGGGGACAATTTACAGCTAATACCATGGCTTGTGTCTCTGAAGCTATTGGGTTGGCTCTTCCAAATTCTGCCGGTGCACCCGCGCCTTATGAAAGCCGTGATGCCTATGCTGAAGCTTCAGGCAGAGCAGTGATGTCGCTGATTGAGCATAACCTCCGACCACGCGATATTGTGACACGTAAAGCATTTGAAAATGCGGCGACGGTTGTTGCCGCAACAGGTGGGTCAACTAATGCAGGGCTTCATTTACCTGCCATGGCGCATGAAGCAGGCATTGATTTTGATCTGCTTGAGGTTGCTGAGATTTTTAAGAAAACACCCTATGTTGCAGATCTGAAACCGGGCGGGCAGTATGTTGCAAAAGATATGTATGAAGCTGGCGGTGTGCCGATGCTTCTGAAAACTTTACTTGAAGGCGGATATCTTCATGGTGATTGCAAAACGGTTACCGGTAAATCTCTCGGTGATAATCTTGAAGAAATTACATTTAATCCAAATCAAAAAGTTATTTATCCGGTATCAAATCCACTTTCGCCAACTGGGGGTGTTGTTGGATTGACCGGTTCACTCGCACCAGAAGGGGCGATTGTTAAGGTTGCGGGTATGGAGTTGCTTCAATTTGAAGGCGCGGCGCGTTGCTTCGATTGCGAGGAAGACGCTTTTAAAGCCGTTGAAGCTGGTGACTATAAAGCTGGGGATGTAATTATTATTCGCTATGAAGGGCCCAAAGGTGGCCCTGGCATGCGCGAGATGCTATCGACGACTGCAGCTATTTACGGGCAGGGCAATGGCGATAAAGTTGCGCTTATCACGGATGGTAGATTTTCCGGTGCAACACGAGGTTTCTGTATCGGTCATGTCGGGCCTGAAGCGGCTGACGGTGGCCCTATTGCCTTGATTGAAGATGGCGACATCATCCGCATTGATGCTGAAAAGGGAACGCTAGATTTGCTTGTGGAAGACAGCGTAATGGCTGATAGACATAAAAAATGGCAGGGCAAAGAAACTGATTTCACTTCCGGAACAATATGGAAATATGCACAAAGTGTTGGGCCTGCCCGTAAAGGGGCTGTCACGCATCCAGGTGGTGCAAAGGAAAAACGCCAATTTGCTGATGTTTAA
- a CDS encoding Superoxide dismutase Cu-Zn protein, whose amino-acid sequence MKQNILSAFIILPLLFGCASFPSDIDPYPHSAAQYETASCAQIKTDRNRLVTRVEKISGDMKNTAQNDIWQIGASIIFWPFLLFLGDEDNFKKRELADLTGRINALEEAANLKECDLSSASG is encoded by the coding sequence ATGAAACAGAACATATTATCCGCTTTTATCATATTGCCCCTCTTATTCGGTTGCGCCTCGTTCCCTAGTGACATCGATCCTTATCCTCATTCAGCCGCTCAATATGAAACAGCCAGTTGCGCTCAAATAAAAACCGACCGCAATCGGCTCGTTACGCGGGTTGAAAAAATTTCGGGCGATATGAAAAATACGGCTCAAAATGACATCTGGCAGATCGGCGCGAGCATAATATTTTGGCCGTTTTTGTTATTTCTAGGCGATGAAGATAATTTTAAAAAACGAGAACTTGCAGATTTAACAGGCAGAATTAATGCTCTTGAAGAGGCCGCAAACCTCAAAGAATGTGATTTATCTAGCGCATCTGGTTAA
- a CDS encoding protein-L-isoaspartate O-methyltransferase family protein: protein MVEQIVDFEVAREAMVECQVLPGGVRDTKLCRVLKNIPREAYVPEKYKNLAYMDKNIPLIGEREVLNPLVLSMLVELADIQPDDLVLDIGCGLGYSTAVLAALAGTVVALENNPVFVESANTVLQNQNIDNAVVVEGDHAVGQPKQGPFNVIFIGGLVDEVPHTLLDQLDKNGRLVCVSTYENASRGVIISRHGDSFSINAALDVTAPKMLGFEKEEQFSF from the coding sequence ATGGTCGAACAGATTGTAGATTTTGAAGTTGCTAGAGAAGCAATGGTGGAGTGTCAGGTTTTACCCGGTGGCGTGCGTGATACCAAACTTTGCCGCGTTCTTAAGAATATTCCTCGTGAAGCCTATGTTCCGGAGAAATATAAGAACCTTGCTTATATGGACAAAAACATTCCCCTCATAGGTGAGCGTGAAGTCTTAAATCCTCTTGTCTTGTCTATGCTGGTTGAGCTTGCGGATATACAACCAGATGATTTGGTTTTGGATATTGGGTGTGGTCTTGGATATTCAACAGCGGTATTAGCAGCGCTTGCCGGGACGGTTGTTGCGCTTGAAAATAATCCTGTTTTTGTAGAAAGCGCCAATACAGTTTTACAGAATCAAAATATTGATAATGCAGTTGTTGTAGAGGGCGATCACGCAGTTGGTCAGCCAAAACAAGGGCCATTTAATGTGATTTTCATCGGCGGTTTGGTTGATGAAGTTCCACATACACTGCTTGACCAACTTGATAAAAACGGTCGTCTTGTTTGTGTATCTACTTATGAGAATGCCAGTCGCGGCGTTATTATTTCGCGTCATGGCGACAGTTTTTCTATTAATGCTGCGTTAGATGTAACTGCACCAAAAATGCTAGGTTTTGAGAAAGAAGAGCAGTTTTCTTTTTGA
- a CDS encoding NAD(P)/FAD-dependent oxidoreductase, whose amino-acid sequence MKIAVIGAGISGNYAAYKLSKNHEVTVFEKRERLGGHSATIDVDYDGQQIAVDTGFIVYNELNYPGLTRLFAELDVETNQSNMSFAFSSAYNIKSGGLEWSGDSMDTIFAQRMNLFRPSFWMMLKEILRFNKIANNGDLNTDAPESLGNWLKRHKFSESFKNNYLIPMGAAIWSTPSRAMNDFPAKSFLNFFINHKLTYQDRPVWRTVKGGSREYVKKLVAKTSADFKVNSEVTKVTRQDSKVQVYINNENVFETFDAVIFAAHTNQTLSLLNDADAQEQKILSDIKYLPNQVYLHRDRRLMPKREKVWSAWNYLHDKDEKNNIIVTVSYWMNRLQNINKKYPLFVTLNPPEPPASELTFGYFEYDHPQFDRKAFAAQSNLSSIQGNRNSWFCGAWAGFGFHEDGLQSAQRIVIDIESRNYVETIANAS is encoded by the coding sequence GTGAAAATTGCAGTCATAGGTGCTGGCATATCAGGAAATTATGCCGCTTATAAACTTTCTAAAAATCATGAAGTTACCGTTTTTGAAAAACGCGAACGACTTGGCGGACATAGTGCAACGATAGATGTTGACTATGATGGACAACAAATTGCCGTTGATACAGGCTTTATTGTCTATAATGAATTAAATTACCCTGGTCTCACGCGTCTGTTTGCTGAATTAGACGTAGAAACAAACCAAAGCAATATGAGCTTTGCCTTCAGTTCAGCATACAACATCAAGAGTGGCGGACTGGAGTGGTCAGGCGATTCTATGGACACCATATTCGCCCAACGAATGAATTTATTTCGCCCATCTTTTTGGATGATGCTGAAAGAAATTTTACGATTTAATAAAATTGCCAACAACGGCGATTTAAATACAGACGCACCCGAAAGCCTTGGAAATTGGTTAAAACGCCACAAATTTTCAGAGAGTTTCAAAAATAACTACCTCATCCCTATGGGGGCTGCAATCTGGTCGACCCCTAGCAGAGCAATGAATGATTTTCCTGCAAAAAGTTTTTTGAATTTTTTCATAAACCACAAGCTAACTTATCAAGACCGCCCTGTATGGCGCACTGTTAAAGGCGGTAGCAGAGAATATGTAAAAAAACTTGTTGCTAAGACCTCTGCTGATTTCAAAGTCAATTCTGAAGTAACCAAAGTAACGCGCCAAGACTCAAAAGTGCAGGTTTACATAAATAATGAGAATGTTTTTGAAACATTTGATGCTGTCATTTTTGCCGCTCACACTAATCAAACCCTCTCGCTTTTGAATGATGCGGATGCCCAAGAACAAAAAATCTTGTCAGATATTAAATATTTACCAAATCAGGTTTATTTGCATCGTGACCGCCGCCTGATGCCAAAACGTGAAAAAGTATGGTCTGCATGGAATTATCTACATGATAAAGATGAGAAAAATAACATAATAGTAACAGTTAGTTACTGGATGAACCGACTGCAAAACATCAATAAAAAATATCCACTTTTTGTGACCCTAAATCCCCCCGAGCCCCCTGCTTCAGAACTGACATTCGGATATTTTGAGTATGACCATCCCCAGTTTGACCGCAAAGCCTTTGCAGCTCAATCCAACCTTTCCTCAATTCAAGGAAATCGAAATTCATGGTTTTGTGGTGCTTGGGCTGGTTTCGGTTTTCACGAAGATGGCTTACAATCTGCACAAAGAATTGTCATAGATATTGAAAGTCGTAACTATGTTGAAACGATAGCAAATGCCTCATAA
- a CDS encoding valine--tRNA ligase, translating to MSDTSPADIEKRLYAEWEEQGCFEAGRVDGDPYTIVIPPPNVTGNLHMGHALNNTLQDILCRFERMRGRDVLWQPGTDHAGIATQMVVERQLAEAGEPSRRDMGRQAFLERVWQWKEESGSTITQQLRRLGASCDWSRERFTMDEGLSKAVLKVFVTLHQQGLIYKDKRLVNWDPKLLTAISDLEVVQKEVNSHLWHFNYPLEDGAGHITVATTRPETMLGDTGVAVHPDDERYADLVGKNVILPIVGRKIPIVADSYADPEQGSGAVKITPAHDFNDFEVGRRCNLNSVNILDKTACIELNEDDFSDMESLDSWQGLERFEARKRVIDEITELGLLDKIEDNTHMVPFGDRSDVVIEPWLTDQWYVDAATLAKPAIEAVKSGQTKFVPANWEKTYFDWMENIQPWCISRQLWWGHQIPAWYGPDGEVFVAESEQDAYAAAKTHYGHDTELTRDEDVLDTWFSSALWPFSTLGWPDDTSELHKHYKTDVLVTGFDIIFFWVARMMMMGLHFKQEVPFHTVYIHALVRDEKGAKMSKSKGNVIDPLELADKYSADALRFTLSAMAAMGRDIKLSESRVEGYRNFATKLRNATRFCEINECFTAGAFNPAEATLPLTQWLVGETYRATEAITASLEAYRFNDASTSVYQFIWDGFCDWFIELAKPILQGDDEATKIETQAAAQWGLQNALKLLHPFMPYVTEELWQEIKPADTGTKFLMLENWPQIPENLMNKDADAEINWVIKAITGIRSVRSEMNVPAGAKIPLIVSGSNELTQQRIVRHNDVLKRLARLDTITVQNDFPEGSIQSIVEEAVFAIHLNEVIDVTAETDRLKKEITKVEKEISKISGKLNNQGFLEKAPDAVIQENKSRLQDEQSKLEKLETALDRLS from the coding sequence ATGTCTGATACCTCACCCGCTGATATAGAAAAGCGTTTATATGCAGAATGGGAAGAGCAAGGTTGCTTTGAAGCAGGCCGTGTGGATGGCGATCCTTACACGATTGTAATTCCGCCGCCTAATGTTACTGGCAATTTGCATATGGGGCATGCCCTTAATAATACGCTTCAGGATATTCTTTGCCGATTTGAACGGATGCGCGGTCGCGATGTTTTATGGCAACCCGGTACGGACCATGCTGGCATTGCCACTCAAATGGTGGTCGAGCGTCAACTAGCTGAAGCGGGTGAGCCTTCGCGCCGTGATATGGGGCGACAGGCTTTTCTTGAGCGTGTCTGGCAATGGAAAGAGGAAAGTGGCTCAACGATAACGCAGCAACTCCGTCGCTTAGGAGCCTCGTGCGACTGGAGCCGTGAACGTTTCACGATGGATGAGGGGCTGTCTAAAGCTGTTCTTAAAGTTTTTGTGACCTTACATCAGCAGGGTTTGATTTATAAAGACAAGCGCCTGGTAAATTGGGATCCAAAATTACTGACGGCAATTTCCGATCTTGAGGTGGTGCAAAAAGAGGTGAATTCACATCTCTGGCATTTCAATTACCCGCTGGAAGATGGGGCAGGTCATATTACGGTTGCAACCACACGTCCTGAAACCATGCTTGGGGATACCGGGGTTGCGGTTCATCCTGACGATGAAAGATATGCTGATTTGGTCGGTAAGAATGTAATTCTTCCAATTGTTGGGCGGAAAATTCCCATTGTTGCGGATAGCTACGCCGATCCTGAGCAAGGTTCAGGTGCAGTTAAAATTACCCCAGCGCATGATTTTAATGACTTTGAGGTTGGACGCCGATGCAATCTGAATTCGGTTAACATTCTTGATAAAACAGCATGTATTGAATTGAATGAAGATGATTTTTCCGACATGGAAAGCCTCGATAGCTGGCAAGGGCTTGAGCGGTTTGAAGCGCGTAAACGCGTTATTGATGAGATTACCGAGCTAGGCTTGCTTGATAAGATTGAAGATAACACACATATGGTGCCGTTTGGCGATCGTTCAGATGTTGTTATCGAGCCATGGTTGACAGACCAATGGTATGTAGATGCGGCAACTCTCGCAAAACCCGCCATCGAGGCGGTTAAATCGGGCCAAACAAAATTTGTCCCAGCGAATTGGGAAAAAACTTATTTTGACTGGATGGAAAATATCCAGCCTTGGTGCATTTCACGCCAGCTTTGGTGGGGACATCAAATTCCGGCATGGTACGGGCCGGATGGCGAGGTGTTTGTCGCTGAAAGTGAACAGGATGCTTACGCAGCCGCAAAGACGCATTATGGTCATGATACCGAATTGACGCGCGATGAGGATGTTCTCGATACTTGGTTTTCTTCTGCGCTTTGGCCTTTCTCAACATTAGGGTGGCCAGATGATACATCTGAGCTCCACAAACATTACAAAACTGATGTGCTGGTCACAGGTTTTGATATTATTTTCTTTTGGGTAGCCCGCATGATGATGATGGGACTTCATTTCAAACAAGAAGTTCCTTTTCACACGGTTTATATTCATGCACTCGTCAGAGATGAGAAGGGCGCAAAAATGTCCAAATCAAAGGGCAATGTAATAGACCCGCTTGAATTGGCGGATAAATATTCCGCCGATGCGTTGAGATTTACTTTGTCAGCCATGGCAGCAATGGGACGGGATATTAAACTTTCTGAAAGTCGCGTGGAAGGTTATAGAAATTTTGCGACGAAGTTGAGAAATGCAACTCGTTTTTGTGAAATCAACGAATGTTTTACTGCGGGCGCATTTAATCCTGCCGAGGCTACCTTACCTCTAACACAATGGCTTGTTGGTGAAACATATCGCGCAACAGAGGCAATTACTGCTTCTCTTGAAGCCTATAGATTTAATGATGCTTCAACATCCGTTTACCAATTTATCTGGGATGGGTTTTGTGATTGGTTTATCGAGCTTGCAAAGCCTATTTTGCAGGGTGACGATGAAGCGACTAAAATTGAAACGCAGGCTGCCGCTCAATGGGGGTTGCAAAATGCCCTTAAATTACTGCACCCATTCATGCCTTATGTGACAGAAGAATTATGGCAGGAAATAAAGCCTGCTGATACGGGCACTAAATTTCTGATGCTTGAAAATTGGCCACAAATTCCAGAAAACTTAATGAACAAAGACGCTGATGCAGAAATTAACTGGGTCATTAAGGCCATCACCGGCATCCGCTCCGTCCGTTCAGAAATGAATGTGCCGGCTGGTGCAAAAATTCCCCTTATTGTTTCTGGCAGTAATGAACTAACGCAACAGCGTATCGTCAGGCATAATGATGTTTTGAAAAGACTTGCTCGTCTTGATACAATCACGGTGCAGAATGATTTTCCTGAGGGGTCGATACAATCTATCGTTGAGGAAGCGGTGTTTGCTATTCATCTTAACGAGGTGATTGATGTTACTGCGGAAACCGATAGATTAAAAAAAGAAATCACCAAAGTGGAAAAAGAAATTTCAAAAATATCAGGTAAGTTGAACAATCAAGGCTTTCTTGAAAAAGCCCCTGACGCGGTTATTCAAGAAAATAAATCCCGTTTGCAAGATGAACAAAGCAAGCTAGAAAAACTCGAAACTGCCCTAGACCGGTTGAGTTGA